In Rhipicephalus sanguineus isolate Rsan-2018 unplaced genomic scaffold, BIME_Rsan_1.4 Seq3494, whole genome shotgun sequence, the sequence caccgcgtggGCATGCTCGGATGTGCAAGCGAAAGCTGGCGCAccgctttggaaagaaaaaaacaaaacaacggaTAGACATCGGTGCATGggaaaattccacgtattcccgaagtgtggcagcatatgccaagcaagagaaataatcgaaAAAAATGTGCATTtcaaacatacaggcaatgacatGCATGTACGGCGTAAACcttttggtgcctgttaggtgatgccatAGATGTATGGTGTAAACCTTCAAAGGGTTAACAATAAATTGGATATAAGAAACTAAATAAAGTTACCCTTGAAATTACCGTAGATATACATGCATTTGAAACCTCCTTTTAATTAAGCAAAATTGACCTGTCAACCGGATATGACGAAATAAAATACAAGATGGACATACAATTACACATATGGAGGTCCCAAAGAAACAACCACCGGGGGGACCTcctaaaaagaaataaatggggTTTAGAAGAATCTTGGCAAACCGTGAGCCATATTTTATACAATTTCTGAGCAATCCAATCTGCAAAACCAAAAATGCCCACAATTTTGGGCTCACTATGGTGTTTATGTCCCAAAGTGACTCGGGCTATGAGAAACGGCCACTTTGCTCGGAAccagtaccgtatttactcgattctaccgcgccctcgattgtaacgcgcacccgttttccgcaaccaaaaaaaaaaaaaaagtaatacatcgattgtaacgcgcacccatttttagtgagagaaaagaacaaaaaaaagtccgtaggagtcaaacttcgcacattcagaagaacaagcatttgggttttaaagaactaaagtttcaaaaaagtaaaacacaaagtcaaaaagcgggccttgccgctaaaactgtcaccactacggcggcgatacgagtcgcgtaatggatcagtcctcgtcgctgtcggacaactccttatcgctgtcaacgctcttcgatttcgggaaaccggccctgctttggtccactgaaagcttttcgtgaagctttgctgtaaaaaatctgcttctgtATGCGCCAGTCTCGcgcgcacgtttcgggaactccgaacgaccgcgatgcggcccgatttccgtccgtctctctgcacaagtaataactattcttttaaatgcggcatcgtggtacactcgtcgagtatttggagtcggcacttccatgccgtcgatgcgaacgcagaacgggatgacaatctcctcagcacacgtacgaactgaaaaaatggcagaaatcgtaggaggcggccattttgaaatgtcgatggcaatacgataaccgagtttcttttttttttttttttcggtactcgattctaacgcgcatgcgatttttggactcgtttttccggaaaaaaggtgcgcgttagattcgagtaaatacggtatgtcatTCACCAAAAAAGCCCACAAAAATTGCCACGTAATGGCCCCGTATGGAGAGTGAATGTCCACTGGGTCGTTCTCAGGCATAGGGCAAATGCAGCTGCCGCAGAGCCAACTGACCTTTGGCGGTGGAGATGCTTCGCAGGGCGTAGCCTTCACGGAGCTTGCAGGAGAGGACGCTCGACAGCGACGTGTTGAGGCTGCCATCAGAGCTTTTCTTGCGCAGCTGCGGCGCGCTACCTGGGTTCAGCTCAAACGCAGTGTTGCCCCTGCAAGAAGCCAAATGAGAAAGCATTTTACTTGAAAGCATTTGAACAAACGTTACAGAACGTTGAACTTCTGTGCgtgaaatcccagcttgaaatCAACTTACTTGCAAATGTTCAACTAACATAACTCACATTCAAATGAGTTTAGAACATCTATTtttgttttactgcatacagtaCTGATTCCAGACTTTTGTGATACGCTGATTCACTTTGTAACTCCCTCAGTTTtagaaaaaaatcttgctccccaaaggCACATGGAATATTCTGTATTTTGATAACTACACACTGTACTAATCAAGTGCACATTTTAAAtcagcacacaaacatatataaactcggcaagtttcatcaatatcaatcaagaatatttttttctttttaatttaaaCGGCAGTGTCCCCCCTGAAAGGAGCTCACTATGAAAGGGAAAGGTCTTACTGCAGAGGCTTTCCATGCAAAGCACCGTAGCAAGCTGTcatgtgaatcaccgttctggcgtcgcGAAGTGCACCAAAAAGACGAAAAATGCTGAGACAGAATAACGCATTAGTTTTTTGTATTTTTGAAGGCTGTTTTGGGGACTTTAAAAAATAGGGCGTGCAACCGCGTGGTTAGAGTAGTTTGAAGTGTACTGCCCGCTTTTAACACATGATAACAAAAATGCGCTGTACCACCGGTTGCTGCCACCTCGCGCGGGACCCCCTTCAAGAGTGTGGCGCGGGCGCCAAGAAACCTCACCGCACTGACACTATCTCATCTAAAGTGCACATATGTTACTGCAAACGTAGCGCTGTTGTCAGCGTACTGcggcgtagcgttgagcacggtaccgcaagtgtgtaatcgaccgaattctactcaatatgagcatgaagcgcgagactacaatcgacctctacatggcgatcgagatgctacaggctgcttggatgtctgtaacagcaagcacgatcgccaactgcttccggcatgcctcatttggcgtcaacagcggcggtgacagcgaagatatcggtgctgccgccaatgagggtgccgcgggtgaccaagacctgatgtcgtgggacgctctccttgacgccggagttgtgcTCGACTGCAACACTTTCTGCacgtacgtcagtgccgatgTTGACacggtgacaaccgaagagctgacagaggctgaaattgtgcgcgcggtgacaggggtggtgaatgacgacagtgacgaatgtgtcgacgacagcccggagttggtgAACCCGATGTTCCAACGTCCGCGCAAGCACTGGatgcggcagacctgctgcgccgcttcttcggcgctcacgatgacggcgaggacggactcgacatagcggcagcggccgaaaaagccatcatccgtctgaggaagacacagcagaagtctattaaggactatttttctgctaagtgagccgccagctggtgtgccgagtttggcgtgaataaagtagcagttctttgctgttctttctttttttttttcttttgctagtttttctccgtgcgacggccgtttttcgtttgcgtggcgggctgctgtgggatttggtggtcagtacatcctctattgcgtgctaattgtcggtaaaaatggatattggctataacgaactaatggttataacgaagtaattacgactcccccttcaactttgttataacgaggttttactgtatatacaccacttacatcaccatgctttcttagttaccatatagatggcgcgatgtgcacgcgtggggctctttaaagatcgtcgccctgttcctgcaaacgccgttgctctttgcACTACAGGGAGTGGTCGCCTTCACGCACttgtctcgaggaaagaaggaggcggctggagggggggggggggggggaagcggggggttgtatgtcttgtgctttcctcgCAATGTCCGCGTTGaaatcacagagcgtacgaaggtcacttcgctcgctgcagcggcggcgtttgcgaaaggagcgtgctgttcaaacagaaataagtaacaactgggacagttggttcacgctcgtcctgtgtgtacctgttcgttcgtttcgtacgtcctgctttatgtttgagcagtgtgcttcaagtgtcgagctgtgacgcatgatagttcgcgctcgtcctgtgtgcattcttttcgtgcgtcctttgggctcgagcgacgcgctggcaatttcgagctgctttccattcttcgcgttacattccaatttattgctatcacattcactgcttcgccattgcggcgaaactgtgacttttttgcggGGCCACAGATATCTACAacccagaggagattatggcagCACCATGGGAGCCTTCATTAGAAAAGTGCACAGAGGAAACATGCTTGGGGTCCATCTATGCATTCTGCAGATGTcccattttcttggtatccctggcgctgtttggaaaatcatgtcaactcagccttttttttccccactgaaGCTGATgtgggcatcaaaattcttgcttttgaggctgttttggagcagttctgCGCAGTTTGTGCAATTTTtgtgcttttggagcagcttggcacagGAAAACGAAATtttatcaaaaatgcgcaatatgtgcagctgtctcacccctgaacATTAGACATTATATTTCTCAAGCTACATTGCCTAAGATACTTAAAAAGTTATTTGTCATgaactgggcgagttggatgaAATGGATGATACTTGAACAACAGTCCCGTCTTCTGCGCCGTCGTTCAAGTAGCATGCTATCTGTAATGACATGTTACACATTGCTTTAGAACACAGCATGTCATTTCCACTTCAAAAGTAGAACGTCTGTGCTGAAGGCTCTAAACTGCAGCGGGCACAATGGCAATGACCCATCTGGCAACAGTGATTGACTAAGCAATGagggtgtaggcttatgccacaggagcaagGGAAAGAgacagctgaaccagaatcgacgccagcagggcgTGGGAGCCGTGGCTTCATGTGCCACAGCCAACTGCAGTCTTTATTCTCTTCTATTGCGGTCGCGCGCTATCCGGTTCactcgccgcccaaaggagggcactGCAAGGGGAAGCAGCAGCTTTGCCAGTCACTTTTCAACCTAATGACTGACGCCTGTTGTCACCAGCCAATGATCGGACTCACTTGGAAGCCAGCAGCTTGTACTGCATTCCAGCATCTTTGGCCAGCTCTAGTCGCTGATTGATGAATTCCTCCTGAAAACTCCAGAAGAGCAGTGCCCTGTGGAAGATGTTCTCCGTGCCCGTCGACCCTTCGACTTCATCCTGAAAAACAAAAATCCCGTCGAGCACATTTGAAACCTGACCTACATGCAAAGTTCTTTCTGCGTTGAATTATGTACATAATTTTTGTCTTTAACAGATGTGGTTATGTGATAGATTCAAATAACATCACCAAAGCACAGCATTCGTGCGATGCCCATGGACCATTAGAGATGTCATTATACACTTTTCCTACATGCTTTCTAGTGCCATTAGCAAAAGTGAATTAGCCTAAAGAGTCTTTTTCACATTACTAGTACACAGCATGCACCACCAAAGCCAGCAATCGAATGCATGACCCTGTGCCAAACAAGTGAATTGAAATTCTGAGGTTTTATATGCCAAAACCATGACAGGTTTTTCAGTATATAAAATATTTGACATATTGAAAATATATTCAAAGGGATATTAAAACTAttcgatatacacaataatttgTTACACGTGGGTTCGGTATATGCGGGTTCAACTGCATAAGGCATGCCATAGTGAGGACGTCTGGGTCAATGccaaccacctagggttctttaacatgcacttctGTTTACCAAATACAGTCATTTTTGCATACTGCCTCCACTGGAACGCAACTGCCAAGGTCGGCGAATCAAGCTCATGACCCAGTGAAGCGAGATTCAAGGGTAAGGTAACTTCACTGTTGGAGAGTTTTTAAAAGACAATGTTTAAGGATCTACTAGGCACGAGTGGTCGCTGGTAGAAGAGCAGGACGTAACTGACCGGTCCGACCAGGCTGCTGCTGTTGAGGTAGGCACCGAAGGTGGCTCGCGCAATGAAGCGCATCAGATCGTCATAAGGCACATATCCAAGGCTGCTCTGGGCGTGGTAGCCGCCACCAAGATGCAAGAAGGAGCAGGCCACCGTGCCACCCCGGAGACTGCCGAGAAGCAGCTCCAGCTGCTGGCTATTGGGCACGCTGATCACGCCGTCTGTGATCACCACAATGCCTGCACAAACGAACGAGTCACCAAAGAAGCTTTGTAGGGGTCTATACATTGAAACTAAGTTTACAGTAGAAGTTTACCTATTCTTTCATGACAGATACGTACTACACTCAATGAATTAGAGGCCAAATGGAATGTATTTTTAGCCCACACAGAAAGCGCAGCTTCAAATAGTGTGGGTGTTAGACTATAGTAAAACCTCGATAATTCGATCTCGGTTAAAAcgaaatttcggttaattcgaagaATCTGAGCGGTCCCGTGATTTTCAATGCAAATTCTACCGGATTATTTGAATAGCCCGCGGGGCTATTCAAATAATCCGGAGGTCATGTTCACATATCTCGGAGGTCATGTTGTTGGCTGAGCGACATGGGCACATTCAGTTTTTCCACCGACTTTCTGGCGATCCGCCGGCAACcagagccagccagccagccagccagaatGCATTCGTTTTTTGTGTTATTTCGTGTTCCGAGTCCAGAGAACGTTTGACTATGACGTCGTTTCCTGTCAGTACCGGAAACCAACTGGTTAAGTGTGTTTTCCGTTTCGTGGTTTTCCCGTGGACTGCATTGCATTTTTCGCGTGGTTCGCCCGTTCGCCATCTTGTCAGTCTTGCATTCGTTGTGTTCGCTTCGTCACCAGTGCCTGAATTAACCGCGTGCGGAATCACAGCTGCTTGCGCAACTCACAATGCCGAAGTACAAGACGCTGACGCTTCGGGAGAAGGTGTCCTTAATCAAGGAGGCAGCGAAGTCGACGTGCACGAAGACGCAACTTGCAGAGAAGTACAAGATGCCTTTGTCGACGCTTTCAACCATTTTGAAAAATAAGGAGAAGGTGTTCGAGGCTTACGGGAAGACTCATTCATCGAAACGATCCAGGATTCGTCTTCCAACGTATCCGGACGTTGAAGTCGCTTTAATGAAGTGGCTCCAGCATGCAAACGCCGCTCACCTACCCGTGAACGGCACCATTCTTCGGGAGAAGGCCGATGAGCTGGCACTGCGCCTTGGACACGAAGGCTTCAAGTGCAGTAACGGCTGGTTCTCTCGGTTTAAGGAGCGAAACAACCTTACGTACTTAACAGTGTGTGGGGAAAGCGGTAGCACGGACTCAAACGTCGTTGACGTCTGGCAGAAACATACTTTAGCACCGCTGCTTCAGGAGTTTGCAGAGGACGAAGTCTACAACTT encodes:
- the LOC119377107 gene encoding KICSTOR complex protein SZT2-like; this encodes MTSEICIVVITDGVISVPNSQQLELLLGSLRGGTVACSFLHLGGGYHAQSSLGYVPYDDLMRFIARATFGAYLNSSSLVGPDEVEGSTGTENIFHRALLFWSFQEEFINQRLELAKDAGMQYKLLASKGNTAFELNPGSAPQLRKKSSDGSLNTSLSSVLSCKLREGYALRSISTAKGELEIKLVLPWKFDVNIEYVVMVPWQSSSKNRDSPGSGSQPKQRAGCKFEVCVEASYDFLHDVTCEYFKPNKTRSPFRLMVAQQYWNALKNISSTDQLLVHLHSFNQNPVYYSVPESFRNGVPVFVMPPNASGHPVLSS